In Caldisphaera lagunensis DSM 15908, a single genomic region encodes these proteins:
- a CDS encoding class I SAM-dependent methyltransferase: protein MFAENFWRHHSGMHYFNNDEMIKDVLGKIQINEGSYIADLGSGIGRFTIPIAKIVGDKGKVFAIDLSKESLMILKENAEKENLNNIEIIYGDISKKIPLNDKYIDIAFMANVFHDIIYEGNEMNVFNEIKRILKDNGKWIILEFKKTHGPPGPPFMMRISYEELSKMLSNNGFSVKYLGEIGKYHYLVEAKPII from the coding sequence ATGTTTGCAGAGAATTTTTGGAGGCATCATTCAGGAATGCATTATTTTAATAATGATGAAATGATAAAAGATGTTTTAGGAAAAATTCAAATAAATGAAGGATCTTATATAGCAGATTTAGGATCAGGAATTGGAAGATTTACAATACCTATCGCTAAAATAGTTGGGGATAAAGGGAAAGTATTTGCAATAGATCTTTCCAAAGAATCCTTGATGATATTAAAAGAAAATGCTGAAAAAGAAAACTTAAACAACATAGAAATTATTTATGGAGATATATCAAAAAAGATCCCACTCAATGATAAGTATATAGATATAGCATTTATGGCAAACGTATTTCATGATATAATTTATGAAGGGAATGAAATGAATGTTTTTAATGAAATAAAAAGAATTTTAAAAGATAATGGTAAATGGATTATTTTAGAATTCAAAAAGACGCATGGACCACCTGGACCACCATTTATGATGAGAATCTCTTATGAAGAGCTGTCTAAAATGTTATCAAATAATGGCTTTTCAGTTAAATATCTAGGAGAAATAGGAAAATATCATTATTTGGTTGAGGCTAAACCAATAATATAA
- a CDS encoding tetratricopeptide repeat protein, producing MRKYWIKVTSFVLALLVLAGVILPFANAQSSSQSNQNQSNVNSTSILINITEKAINFAKSKGINTSLAESYYQQALSYYKQGNYTGAQIYLHLAMKVLAKEMESKPTTPIPNAIGIKMQLILIEKYVNSSKIFNNTFKEMIINQVNDSLNYLNQGNVPKAAQMLALIKKELMQVSISISNIAKQRVSHSIIKKVHHDVNQLNNIFMTELGNATSEFNYNLNETPILTLVERSLENNTNISVETYAHLLIALNNLENIMANKNISFVFNFTGRSKELWPLLFQLNRINDTLNAISLATSNTNISKAVSLMKESINETWYSIKEWYVGNDTIALNLINESIQNDMMAQSYLTNDMMGNGLLGISNRIYHLDLMVYNVINSSIIIGKKVEIIGFVIWNISSNSYLIVGHIISLGNYRGFMPVEEHMWQLMIVNTTNSTQINGTIYPNSLVKINGIISGKYYSIYIVNASQIIVLNEFMQNITS from the coding sequence GTGAGGAAATATTGGATTAAGGTAACATCGTTTGTATTGGCCTTACTTGTTTTAGCTGGAGTCATTTTGCCATTTGCTAATGCTCAAAGCAGTTCTCAAAGCAATCAAAATCAAAGTAATGTAAATTCAACATCAATTTTAATTAATATAACAGAAAAAGCAATAAATTTTGCTAAAAGCAAAGGTATAAACACTTCTCTAGCGGAAAGCTATTATCAACAAGCATTATCATATTATAAACAAGGGAACTATACAGGAGCTCAAATTTATTTGCATTTAGCTATGAAAGTTCTAGCCAAAGAAATGGAATCAAAGCCAACAACGCCTATTCCTAATGCAATAGGAATAAAGATGCAATTGATATTAATAGAAAAATATGTTAATTCAAGCAAGATATTTAACAATACCTTTAAAGAAATGATAATAAATCAAGTAAATGATTCATTAAATTACTTAAATCAAGGTAATGTACCAAAAGCTGCTCAGATGCTTGCATTAATAAAGAAAGAATTAATGCAGGTCTCAATAAGTATATCAAATATAGCAAAACAAAGGGTTTCTCATAGTATAATAAAGAAGGTTCATCATGATGTAAATCAATTAAATAACATATTTATGACAGAGTTAGGAAATGCAACCTCAGAGTTTAACTATAATTTAAATGAAACACCCATATTAACCTTAGTTGAGAGAAGTTTGGAAAATAATACAAACATAAGTGTTGAAACATATGCTCATTTGCTCATTGCATTAAATAACTTAGAAAACATTATGGCAAATAAAAACATTTCATTTGTTTTTAACTTTACTGGGAGGAGTAAAGAACTATGGCCATTATTATTCCAACTAAATAGAATAAATGATACTTTAAACGCAATATCACTTGCAACAAGCAACACAAACATAAGTAAAGCAGTAAGCCTAATGAAAGAATCAATAAATGAAACTTGGTATTCAATTAAGGAATGGTATGTTGGTAATGATACAATAGCCTTAAATCTTATAAATGAATCAATACAAAATGATATGATGGCTCAAAGCTATTTAACAAATGATATGATGGGTAATGGATTACTAGGAATCTCAAATAGGATATATCATCTAGACCTGATGGTCTATAACGTAATAAACAGTAGCATAATAATAGGTAAAAAAGTAGAAATAATAGGATTTGTAATATGGAATATATCATCAAACAGTTACTTAATAGTTGGTCATATAATATCCCTCGGTAATTATAGAGGGTTTATGCCAGTAGAGGAGCACATGTGGCAATTAATGATAGTTAATACAACAAATTCAACCCAAATAAACGGTACAATTTATCCAAATTCACTTGTTAAGATAAATGGTATAATATCAGGGAAATACTATTCAATATATATAGTTAATGCATCTCAAATAATTGTTTTAAATGAATTTATGCAAAATATAACAAGTTAA
- a CDS encoding RecB-family nuclease, with protein MDAKIIPVIHNVSSVQKLIDMAKLSFGFGYKMIIISKAYGSAAQNGIAEVFKIALKEGKGVVVLPDLKDALELYNPKKVILIDKDNAKEEIDIVNPPVNNETLIVFNGSDSSFSPNELTLGEPYYIKGIKSRIGSVAEAALILYSFSQGHVV; from the coding sequence ATGGATGCAAAGATAATTCCGGTTATCCATAATGTAAGCAGTGTGCAAAAATTAATAGATATGGCAAAACTTAGCTTTGGTTTTGGATATAAGATGATAATTATAAGTAAAGCTTATGGAAGCGCTGCGCAAAATGGTATTGCTGAAGTTTTTAAGATTGCATTAAAGGAAGGAAAGGGAGTAGTAGTTTTGCCTGATCTAAAAGATGCTTTAGAGCTTTATAATCCAAAAAAAGTAATTTTAATAGATAAAGATAATGCTAAAGAAGAAATAGACATTGTTAACCCCCCGGTTAACAATGAGACTCTTATAGTATTTAATGGCTCAGATTCTTCATTTTCTCCAAATGAATTAACTTTAGGGGAACCATATTATATAAAAGGTATTAAATCAAGGATTGGTAGTGTTGCAGAGGCAGCCTTAATTTTATATTCGTTTTCTCAAGGCCATGTTGTTTGA
- a CDS encoding aminoacyl--tRNA ligase-related protein — translation MSEKIEKNHMDYAHDLDIAIKPETNVPKLDREYGYYIGLGIPLFSIGGGYLRASLYQILTNFHARRGYYIAETPVISSAALFDVSGHLGYYKQNMYVFHLEDRDYAVKPMNCPFHLMIFLNELGKYRNKIQLPFKIFELGRVHRLENSGSVYGLLRARAFTQDDAHIITFEKDAVKVITDVFEEMITIYSNLFRIKVSPETIKIRLSVSDRSKIGTEFMGTLEEWERAEEFLEKAAKKIDEEYGISFIKGIGEAAFYGPKIDVIVKMEDNKEWQLGTIQFDFNLARRFKIYDMVKEVFGDINVYVIHRALLGSIERFLGVYLENYKGRLPFSISPLQFAVLAIKAGDESDSKVEDVAKGLHKELIKNGFRSGYKETSRTSLSGDVRLIETTAKPPIIIYVGKKEVESNMITVSIFYQKRVEKKVELNKINEKIEEIVNDLEKDVISIAGEIPKIPGDLSYLI, via the coding sequence ATGAGCGAAAAAATTGAAAAGAACCACATGGATTATGCCCATGATTTAGATATAGCAATAAAACCTGAAACCAATGTACCGAAATTAGATAGAGAATATGGTTATTATATTGGTTTGGGAATTCCCTTATTTAGCATAGGAGGGGGTTATCTAAGAGCTTCACTTTATCAAATCTTAACTAATTTCCATGCAAGAAGGGGTTATTATATAGCAGAAACCCCTGTTATTAGTAGCGCAGCGTTATTTGATGTTTCAGGCCATTTAGGTTATTATAAGCAAAACATGTATGTTTTTCATCTAGAAGATAGAGATTATGCTGTTAAACCAATGAATTGCCCATTCCATTTAATGATTTTCTTAAATGAACTTGGAAAATATAGGAATAAGATACAATTACCTTTTAAGATATTTGAATTGGGAAGGGTTCATAGGCTAGAGAATAGCGGAAGTGTTTATGGCCTTTTAAGAGCAAGGGCATTTACTCAAGATGATGCACACATAATAACTTTTGAAAAGGATGCAGTAAAAGTTATTACTGATGTTTTTGAGGAAATGATAACTATATATTCCAATTTATTTAGAATAAAGGTTTCTCCTGAAACCATTAAAATAAGATTAAGCGTTTCTGATAGAAGTAAAATAGGGACTGAATTTATGGGAACTTTAGAAGAATGGGAAAGAGCCGAAGAATTTTTAGAAAAAGCTGCTAAGAAAATTGATGAAGAATATGGAATTTCATTTATAAAAGGCATTGGGGAAGCTGCTTTTTATGGACCAAAAATAGATGTTATTGTAAAGATGGAAGACAACAAGGAATGGCAACTTGGAACGATACAATTTGACTTTAATTTAGCTAGAAGGTTTAAGATATATGATATGGTTAAGGAAGTTTTTGGGGATATAAACGTTTATGTTATACATAGAGCATTGCTTGGATCCATTGAGAGATTTTTGGGTGTTTATTTAGAAAACTATAAAGGTAGGTTACCATTTTCAATTTCCCCCTTGCAATTTGCAGTATTAGCTATTAAGGCAGGAGATGAAAGCGATAGCAAGGTTGAGGATGTTGCTAAAGGTTTACATAAAGAGTTAATAAAGAATGGATTTAGATCAGGTTATAAAGAAACCAGTAGGACTAGCTTATCAGGAGATGTTAGGTTAATAGAAACAACGGCAAAGCCTCCCATAATAATATATGTTGGTAAAAAAGAAGTTGAAAGCAATATGATAACTGTTTCAATATTTTATCAAAAAAGAGTTGAAAAAAAGGTTGAATTAAATAAAATCAATGAAAAAATTGAAGAAATTGTTAACGATTTGGAAAAAGATGTTATAAGCATTGCTGGAGAAATACCTAAAATACCTGGAGATCTAAGCTATTTAATATAA
- a CDS encoding archaellin/type IV pilin N-terminal domain-containing protein, translating to MHYTIKGVGNGKGKKNSKTISDIVAVVMLILIAIAAAVLIYL from the coding sequence ATGCATTATACAATTAAGGGAGTTGGTAATGGTAAAGGAAAAAAGAATAGCAAAACAATATCAGATATAGTTGCAGTTGTAATGCTTATATTAATAGCAATAGCTGCTGCTGTTTTAATTTATCTATGA
- a CDS encoding valine--tRNA ligase, which translates to MEALKPKTNETKWDPSLELKIIEEWEKEKEEEEKEKEEENLDNKLLVIDTPPPYASGKWHVGGAAHYSQIDMISRYYKLKGFKVITPFYADRNGLPVEVQVEKAYNIKANEFASTPEGREKFLNLCKNFLDNAEKEIVNVWKRLGCSFDYWKEGTDSEKYRKMTQKTFTELYKKGLIYEDERPVRWCPRCGTTLAEAEIEYDEEEGYLYYINFKIKGEERYVTVATTRPELLASCAALIYNPKDERYKDLKGKKAISPLYENELEIFEHPSVDMSFGTGLMMVCSYGDENDVRLFKELNLKPKVLIGPIGTMLPNSGILSGLTVNKAREKIAEELDKKKLLVKKEKIRHSIPVCWRCKTPLQIINRREFFLKQLSFKDELKEIINKIDIRPEMHKKKLLDWIDSISMDWPISRDRFYGTEIPVWRCTNCNSILIPPEENKYYRPWKDEIPFDKCPVCNAPKEKIVGEKRVFDTWFDSSISVLYVTKWNENKEFFEKAIQNTLRPQGEDIIRSWLYYSLLRVYQLTKRPAFKYIRITGMGLDPKGRPMHKSLGNVIDPDPIISKYGADSFRFWAAISAKLGYDYRFDENKIITGRNFATKIWNLTRFISSFPYLEGEYRDTEKAFLALTQDYIEKIDKGYQTLDMFEPISLLYELIWDIFASNYVELVKNRAYNKENEFSKEEQISSWRGLHEMFKSSLIMLSPIMPFITYYSYKILYNKNINEENIPKPWFNEEEKQKLMKDALEIIEINKEIWAYKKSHNISLNKPIEGKIIIDESLSKYVKDLRSLHKTEFITSKEAKGEKIGKIYLVK; encoded by the coding sequence ATGGAAGCGTTAAAGCCCAAAACCAATGAAACAAAATGGGATCCATCTTTAGAATTGAAAATAATTGAAGAATGGGAAAAAGAAAAAGAGGAGGAGGAAAAAGAAAAAGAGGAGGAAAATTTAGATAACAAACTCCTCGTTATAGATACCCCCCCACCATATGCAAGTGGGAAGTGGCATGTAGGAGGTGCAGCTCATTATTCTCAAATTGATATGATATCAAGGTATTATAAATTAAAGGGTTTTAAAGTTATCACACCATTTTATGCTGATAGAAATGGATTACCTGTTGAAGTTCAAGTAGAGAAGGCATATAACATAAAGGCAAATGAGTTTGCGTCAACCCCAGAAGGGAGGGAAAAATTTCTAAATTTATGTAAAAATTTTTTAGATAATGCCGAAAAAGAAATAGTTAATGTATGGAAGAGGCTTGGTTGCAGCTTTGATTATTGGAAAGAAGGGACTGATAGTGAAAAATATAGAAAAATGACGCAGAAAACTTTTACAGAACTTTATAAAAAAGGGTTAATATATGAGGATGAAAGACCTGTTAGATGGTGTCCCAGATGTGGGACAACTTTAGCTGAGGCGGAAATAGAATATGATGAAGAAGAAGGTTACTTATATTACATAAACTTTAAAATAAAGGGAGAAGAAAGATATGTAACTGTTGCAACAACGAGGCCAGAATTATTAGCTTCTTGTGCTGCATTGATTTACAATCCTAAAGATGAAAGATATAAAGATCTCAAAGGAAAGAAAGCAATATCTCCTTTGTATGAAAATGAATTAGAAATATTTGAGCATCCAAGTGTTGATATGAGCTTTGGAACAGGGCTAATGATGGTATGCTCTTATGGAGATGAAAATGATGTAAGGCTTTTTAAGGAATTGAATTTAAAACCAAAGGTTTTAATAGGACCAATAGGAACGATGCTACCAAATTCAGGTATTTTATCTGGATTAACAGTAAATAAGGCAAGAGAAAAAATTGCAGAAGAGCTTGATAAGAAAAAATTATTAGTAAAAAAAGAAAAAATTAGGCATAGTATACCGGTTTGTTGGAGATGTAAAACACCTTTGCAAATAATAAATAGAAGGGAATTTTTCTTAAAGCAATTGTCATTTAAAGATGAGCTGAAAGAAATCATAAATAAAATAGATATAAGGCCTGAAATGCATAAGAAGAAGCTATTAGATTGGATAGATAGCATATCTATGGATTGGCCAATATCAAGGGATAGATTTTATGGGACAGAAATACCTGTTTGGAGGTGTACAAATTGCAATTCAATACTTATTCCGCCAGAAGAAAACAAATATTATAGGCCATGGAAAGATGAAATACCTTTTGATAAATGCCCAGTTTGCAATGCCCCAAAAGAAAAAATTGTTGGAGAAAAGAGGGTTTTTGATACATGGTTTGATTCAAGTATTTCAGTTTTATATGTAACAAAATGGAATGAAAACAAGGAGTTTTTTGAAAAGGCTATACAAAACACTTTAAGACCTCAAGGGGAAGATATAATAAGGTCTTGGCTATACTATTCTTTATTAAGAGTTTATCAATTAACCAAAAGGCCTGCCTTTAAATACATAAGAATAACAGGTATGGGCCTTGATCCTAAAGGTAGGCCAATGCACAAATCATTGGGAAATGTAATTGATCCTGATCCCATAATAAGCAAATATGGTGCTGATTCATTTAGATTTTGGGCTGCTATTTCTGCAAAATTAGGCTATGATTATAGATTTGATGAAAATAAAATAATAACTGGAAGGAACTTTGCAACAAAGATATGGAATTTAACAAGATTTATATCTTCATTTCCATATTTAGAAGGGGAATATAGAGATACTGAAAAGGCTTTCTTAGCATTAACTCAAGACTATATAGAAAAAATCGATAAAGGCTATCAAACCCTTGACATGTTTGAGCCTATAAGCTTATTATATGAATTAATATGGGATATATTTGCATCTAATTATGTTGAATTGGTTAAAAACAGGGCATATAATAAAGAAAATGAATTTAGTAAAGAAGAACAAATTTCTTCTTGGAGGGGATTGCATGAGATGTTTAAGTCATCTTTAATAATGCTTTCCCCTATAATGCCTTTCATAACATATTATTCTTATAAGATACTTTATAATAAAAACATAAATGAAGAAAACATACCTAAGCCTTGGTTTAATGAAGAAGAAAAACAAAAACTTATGAAAGATGCTTTGGAAATAATAGAAATAAATAAGGAAATATGGGCTTATAAGAAATCTCATAATATTAGCTTAAATAAACCTATAGAAGGTAAAATCATCATAGATGAGAGCTTATCTAAATATGTTAAAGACTTGAGATCATTGCATAAAACGGAATTTATAACAAGCAAAGAAGCTAAAGGAGAAAAAATAGGTAAAATTTATTTGGTGAAGTAA